The Acinetobacter sp. SAAs474 DNA window GGGCAATCCAGAAGAAGTTGGCAAGGTTGTCCTATTTTTACTTTCATCTGCCGCAAGTTTTGTGACAGGTGCTGATTATGCCGTCGATGGAGGTTACTCCATCATGGGGCCAGAAAGGAATCAACCCGCTATTTCACGTTTAGCCGATGAAGCGTAATAGCAGATCAATATTTAAACCTTAAATAATTGAAAAAATATGGGAGAACCATGATGCGTCGTATCGCAATTGTTGGAGCGGGTCAATCTGGATTACAGCTCGGTTTAAGCCTGTTAGATACAGGTTATGATGTCACAATTTTAACCAACCGTACCGCAGATGAAATTCGGCAGGGTAAGGTGATGTCAAGCCAATGTATGTTTCATAGTGCCTTACAAACTGAGCGTGATGTTGGACTGAATTTCTGGGAAGAACAATGTCCTGCTGTTGAAGGAATAGGATTTACATTGGTTAGTCCTGAAACTGGAAAACCTGCATTTTCGTGGAGCGCTCGACTGGAGCGTTATGGTCAATCGGTTGATCAGCGCGTGAAAATGCCTTATTGGATTGAAGTATTTGAACGTCGTGGTGGCAAACTGATTATTCAGGATGTTGGCATTGATGAGTTAGAACAACTAACTGCCGAGTATGAACTGGTGTTGTTGGCGGCAGGTAAGGGCGAAGTGGTTAAACAGTTTGTACGTGATGACGAACGCAGCACATTCGATAAGCCACAGCGTGCGCTTGCTTTGACTTATGTCACCGGTATGCAACCAATGTCGCCGTATTCACGTGTTAATTTTAATGTTATTCCCGGTGTTGGTGAATATTTTTGCTTTCCTGCATTAACTGTTACAGGTCCTTGCGAAATTATGGTGTTTGAAGGTATTCCGGGTGGTCCAATGGATTGCTGGCAAGATGCCAAAACATCTGAACAGCATTTGCAAATGAGCAAAGATATTCTCAATAAATATCTGCCTTGGGAAGCTGCACGGTGTGAAAATATTCAACTCACCGATGCTGGTGGTTACCTTGCAGGACGCTTCGCACCAAGCGTACGTAAGCCCGTACTCACTTTACCATCAGGTCGTCAAGTATTTGGTATGGCTGATGCATTGGTGGTGAATGATCCTATCACTGGCCAAGGTTCTAACAATGCAGCCAAATGTAGCAAGATTTATTTTGATGCCATTTTAGCGCATGACACCGAAGTATTTACAGCTGAATGGATGCAGCAAACCTTTGAACGTTACTGGTCTTATGCCGAAAAAGTTGTGGCTTGGACCAATAGCTTACTGGTTCCACCTCAGCCACAAATGATTGAAGTATTAGCCGCAGCAAGTCAAAACCAAGCCATTGCATCCGTGATTGCCAATAACTTTGACGATCCACGTCACTTTTCTCCATGGTGGTTTGATCCAGAGCAAGCGCAGCATTTTATTGAAGCCAAAAGCTGTCAGAAAGTTGCTTAAAACACTAGGAAAGAAGAAGTGAATGTCATGAATATTAATACATCTTA harbors:
- a CDS encoding styrene monooxygenase/indole monooxygenase family protein, giving the protein MRRIAIVGAGQSGLQLGLSLLDTGYDVTILTNRTADEIRQGKVMSSQCMFHSALQTERDVGLNFWEEQCPAVEGIGFTLVSPETGKPAFSWSARLERYGQSVDQRVKMPYWIEVFERRGGKLIIQDVGIDELEQLTAEYELVLLAAGKGEVVKQFVRDDERSTFDKPQRALALTYVTGMQPMSPYSRVNFNVIPGVGEYFCFPALTVTGPCEIMVFEGIPGGPMDCWQDAKTSEQHLQMSKDILNKYLPWEAARCENIQLTDAGGYLAGRFAPSVRKPVLTLPSGRQVFGMADALVVNDPITGQGSNNAAKCSKIYFDAILAHDTEVFTAEWMQQTFERYWSYAEKVVAWTNSLLVPPQPQMIEVLAAASQNQAIASVIANNFDDPRHFSPWWFDPEQAQHFIEAKSCQKVA